From the Synergistaceae bacterium genome, one window contains:
- a CDS encoding sodium ion-translocating decarboxylase subunit beta, whose protein sequence is MSVYAEAIKELFSSSGFAEIFSLNVRLGGLAIPGNFVMLIVGLILLYMAIGKGFEPLLLVPIAFGCILVNLPLSGIMDEGGFLRYVSFGTEHEIYPIIIFMGIGALTDFAPLLANPITFLLGAAAQFGVFVSFVGANLLGFNIQQAASIGIIGGADGPTSIYLTVKLGQQSILGAIAVAAYSYMSLVPLIQPPVMKLMTSKADRAIRMDKLRPVSKREKIFFPVICTIVAGLILPACVPLIGVLMFGNLLRECGVTERLSGAAQNEILNITTVFLGISVGATMAAESFLKIDTLLIILLGLTAFIFSTAGGLVCGQIMKIVSKGKINPLIGSAGVSAVPMAARVVQRVVQSENPGNYLLMHAMGPNVAGVIGTAVAAGVMLTLLR, encoded by the coding sequence ATGAGTGTCTACGCGGAAGCTATAAAAGAGCTGTTCTCATCTTCGGGGTTTGCTGAAATTTTTTCGTTGAATGTACGTCTGGGAGGCCTTGCGATACCAGGAAACTTCGTGATGCTGATTGTGGGGCTGATATTGCTTTATATGGCCATCGGCAAGGGGTTCGAACCCCTGCTTCTGGTCCCCATCGCTTTTGGCTGCATTCTGGTCAATTTGCCTCTTTCAGGAATCATGGACGAAGGGGGCTTTTTGCGTTACGTCTCTTTTGGGACGGAACACGAGATTTATCCAATCATTATTTTCATGGGCATTGGCGCTCTGACGGATTTTGCCCCGCTTTTGGCCAACCCCATAACCTTTCTTTTGGGGGCGGCCGCTCAGTTTGGCGTGTTCGTCTCCTTCGTGGGCGCCAATTTATTGGGCTTCAACATTCAGCAGGCGGCCAGCATCGGGATTATTGGAGGCGCCGACGGCCCCACGAGCATTTACCTGACGGTGAAACTGGGACAGCAGTCGATTCTCGGAGCCATCGCTGTGGCGGCTTACAGTTATATGTCTCTGGTTCCTCTGATTCAGCCGCCGGTCATGAAGCTTATGACCAGCAAGGCGGATCGAGCCATACGTATGGATAAACTGCGCCCCGTAAGCAAGCGGGAAAAGATTTTTTTCCCCGTCATCTGTACGATCGTGGCGGGTCTCATTCTTCCCGCCTGCGTGCCATTGATCGGTGTTCTCATGTTCGGCAACCTTCTTCGTGAATGCGGGGTTACGGAGCGTCTGAGCGGCGCGGCGCAGAACGAGATCCTGAACATCACGACGGTGTTTCTGGGTATCTCCGTGGGAGCGACGATGGCGGCGGAGTCTTTCCTGAAAATCGATACTCTGCTGATCATTCTGCTGGGTCTGACGGCCTTTATCTTCAGCACTGCCGGAGGACTGGTCTGCGGACAAATTATGAAAATCGTCAGCAAGGGAAAGATCAATCCTCTTATCGGATCTGCCGGAGTTTCCGCCGTGCCCATGGCGGCTCGAGTGGTTCAGCGCGTCGTGCAGTCCGAGAACCCTGGCAACTACCTTCTGATGCACGCAATGGGGCCGAACGTGGCGGGCGTCATTGGAACGGCCGTGGCGGCGGGCGTCATGCTCACCCTTCTGCGCTGA
- a CDS encoding biotin/lipoyl-binding protein — protein MSKYRVTVDGTSYIVDVEELAAGAPVAASAPAPAPVPVAAPQPAPVAAAAPAPAAAPAPAPVAAPAPVAAGSSTIVAPMPGKILDVKVSVGAHVKNGDLVLMLEAMKMENEIFAPSDGTITEVRVRGGDSVNTGDVLIVLS, from the coding sequence ATGAGCAAATACAGAGTTACTGTAGATGGTACAAGTTATATCGTAGATGTAGAGGAACTGGCTGCCGGCGCTCCTGTTGCCGCCTCCGCGCCAGCCCCGGCTCCCGTCCCTGTCGCCGCTCCTCAGCCCGCGCCTGTCGCCGCCGCAGCCCCTGCACCGGCCGCAGCTCCCGCTCCCGCTCCTGTCGCGGCCCCCGCTCCCGTTGCCGCGGGAAGCTCCACCATCGTCGCGCCGATGCCGGGAAAAATTCTGGACGTCAAGGTCAGTGTGGGCGCGCATGTGAAAAATGGCGATCTTGTTCTGATGCTTGAGGCCATGAAAATGGAGAATGAAATTTTCGCGCCTTCCGATGGAACGATCACGGAAGTACGTGTGCGGGGTGGCGATTCGGTCAACACGGGAGATGTTTTGATCGTTCTCTCCTGA
- a CDS encoding OadG family protein: protein MEQHLSRFQGIGGALTVSLIAFTIVFIVLAGLTAVIYAIKLFSGSQNTEKGRKDQDTPAAATPTLAVQAPAAAPSVSDKSRITAVITAAVLAATQGRGRVMSITPAAGRTTPFTGTNWRTSGIVERVGSRLIRPWKH from the coding sequence ATGGAACAGCATCTGAGCCGTTTTCAGGGAATAGGCGGAGCGTTGACGGTGAGCCTGATCGCGTTTACGATCGTGTTTATCGTGCTTGCGGGTCTGACGGCCGTTATTTATGCAATCAAGCTTTTTTCGGGAAGTCAAAATACAGAAAAAGGCAGAAAAGATCAGGATACTCCCGCGGCTGCCACGCCGACTCTCGCTGTCCAGGCTCCTGCCGCCGCGCCGTCTGTGTCGGATAAAAGCCGGATAACGGCGGTGATCACCGCGGCTGTTCTGGCCGCTACTCAGGGACGGGGAAGAGTTATGAGCATCACTCCCGCCGCTGGGCGGACAACTCCTTTCACCGGAACAAACTGGAGAACGTCGGGCATTGTGGAGCGCGTCGGAAGTCGTCTTATACGTCCGTGGAAACACTGA
- a CDS encoding methylmalonyl-CoA carboxyltransferase, which translates to MEFRSMEELCEELKGKRLSAFGGGGEKAVAKQKEKGKGTARERIAQLLDPGSFVEIDEFVTHRCTNFGLEKTKPLGDGVVTGWGTVDGRKVFVFSQDFTVLGGSLGEKHADKICKVMDMALEMGCPVVGINDSGGARIQEAVDSLNGYGKIFFRNTISSGVIPQISVIMGPTAGGAVYSPALTDFVFMVDKTSVMHITGPAVIKAVTGEEVTSEELGGAKTHNSKSGNAHFFAKTEKECFDQVRRVLSYLPSNNLDDAPVQETTDSVDRADPALRNIVPVNPNKGYDVRSVLELVLDKGEFTEVQPDWAQNMVTGYGRVGGRSVGIIANQARVMAGCLDIDASDKASRFIRHCDAFNLPIVTFVDVPGYLPGVTQEHNGIIRHGAKLLYAYSEATVPLITIILRKAYGGAYLAMSGKALGADVVLAWPQAEIAVMGAEGAANIVFKKEIDSSPDPAAARLEKIAEYRNAFATPYVAAERGLVDRVILPEETRVELWRALCGMDSKRTGRPAKKHGVIPH; encoded by the coding sequence ATGGAATTTCGAAGTATGGAGGAGCTTTGCGAGGAACTGAAAGGAAAGCGTCTTTCCGCCTTTGGGGGCGGCGGAGAGAAAGCGGTCGCGAAACAGAAGGAGAAGGGAAAAGGGACGGCACGAGAGCGTATCGCGCAGCTTTTGGATCCGGGTTCCTTCGTAGAAATCGATGAGTTTGTCACACACCGATGCACCAATTTCGGACTCGAAAAGACAAAGCCCCTGGGAGACGGCGTCGTAACCGGCTGGGGTACAGTCGATGGACGTAAAGTCTTTGTTTTCAGTCAGGATTTTACGGTTCTTGGGGGATCTCTGGGAGAAAAACACGCCGACAAAATTTGTAAGGTCATGGACATGGCCCTTGAGATGGGCTGTCCCGTGGTCGGAATCAACGACTCCGGCGGAGCTCGTATTCAGGAGGCCGTCGATTCTCTGAACGGCTACGGCAAGATCTTTTTCCGCAATACCATCTCCAGTGGAGTCATTCCCCAAATATCGGTCATCATGGGACCAACGGCGGGGGGGGCCGTTTACAGCCCGGCCCTGACGGACTTCGTTTTTATGGTGGACAAAACGAGTGTTATGCATATTACAGGCCCCGCGGTCATCAAGGCCGTCACGGGAGAAGAAGTGACCAGCGAAGAACTGGGCGGGGCAAAAACCCACAACTCAAAAAGCGGCAACGCGCATTTTTTTGCCAAAACAGAGAAGGAATGCTTCGATCAGGTTCGCAGGGTTCTTTCCTATTTGCCGTCGAACAATCTGGACGATGCTCCGGTGCAGGAAACCACAGACAGCGTGGATCGGGCGGATCCGGCTCTGCGGAACATTGTCCCGGTCAACCCCAACAAGGGCTACGACGTGAGAAGCGTCCTTGAGCTCGTTCTGGACAAGGGAGAGTTCACCGAGGTCCAGCCGGACTGGGCTCAGAATATGGTAACGGGCTACGGCAGAGTCGGCGGACGCTCGGTCGGCATTATCGCCAACCAGGCGAGGGTTATGGCGGGATGTCTGGACATCGACGCTTCGGACAAGGCCAGCCGTTTTATCCGTCATTGCGATGCCTTCAATTTGCCGATCGTCACCTTTGTGGACGTTCCGGGCTACCTTCCCGGCGTGACCCAGGAGCATAACGGAATCATTCGTCATGGCGCGAAACTGCTGTATGCCTACAGTGAAGCCACGGTTCCTCTCATAACGATCATCCTGAGAAAAGCCTACGGTGGCGCCTATCTGGCCATGAGCGGCAAGGCGCTGGGCGCGGACGTGGTTTTGGCGTGGCCTCAGGCGGAAATCGCGGTCATGGGTGCTGAAGGGGCGGCGAACATCGTGTTCAAAAAGGAGATCGACAGTTCTCCGGATCCCGCGGCGGCGCGGCTGGAAAAAATCGCCGAATACCGCAATGCCTTTGCCACGCCCTACGTGGCTGCGGAACGGGGTCTGGTCGATCGCGTGATTCTTCCCGAGGAGACGAGAGTTGAGCTGTGGCGGGCCCTTTGTGGTATGGACAGCAAACGCACGGGACGTCCGGCCAAAAAGCACGGAGTCATTCCGCACTGA